One window of Nicotiana tomentosiformis chromosome 11, ASM39032v3, whole genome shotgun sequence genomic DNA carries:
- the LOC138901696 gene encoding uncharacterized protein, translating to MGTEVIVHTDHATLCYLMRKKDSKARLMRWVLLLQEFDLDNQDRNRSENQVTNHLSRLEEEGRPHDGLKINDSFPDEQLLSISMIGMPWFADVANYLVSGIVSNEFSANQRKKLKRDYLDYYLDDPYLFKICTDGVIQRCIPEEEQLGILEACHSSPYGGHHGGARTATKVLSYGFYWPTLYKDASNLVKHCGECQRAGGISKKMRCLSPPS from the coding sequence atgggtacagaggtgattgttcacaccgaccatgcgacACTTTGTTATTTGATGAGAAAGAAagactctaaggcaaggttgatgcggtgggtgcttctattgcaagagtttgatctagataATCAAGACCGCAATAGAAGTGAGAATCAAGTGACAAAtcacttgtcccgattggaggaggaggggaggccacatgatggccttaagatcaatgattcatttcctgatgaacaactcctttccatttctatgattgggatgccatggtttgctgatgtggccaactatcttgtgagtggcatagTTTCGAATGAGTTCTCtgcaaaccaaaggaagaagctcaaacgggactaCCTGGACTACTATTTGGATGATccatatctcttcaaaatttgtaCTGATGGTGTTATCCAAAGATGTATACCAGAAGAAGaacaattgggtattcttgaagcttgtcactcttcgccatatggtggtcaccatggtggagctagaactgctacaaaggtgctaagttatggattctattggcctaccctttacaaggatgctagcaACCTCGTTAAGCATTGTGGtgaatgccaaagggccggtgggatctccaagaaaatgagatgcctctcaccaccatcctag
- the LOC138901697 gene encoding uncharacterized protein produces the protein MLGYAKFMKDLVTKKRSMNCEAIKMTHQVIAIVHFMALKLEDPGAFTIPCTIGTADFAKALCDLEATINLIPYSMFKTLGIGQPRPTSMRLQMADRTMKIPLGIIDDVLVRVDKFILPADFVILDSEVDYEVPLILGRPFLATGKALVDVKAGELTFRVGDE, from the coding sequence ATGctgggatatgccaagttcatgaaggatttggtaacaaagaagagatcgatGAACTGTGAAGCGAtaaaaatgacacatcaagtgattGCTATTGTGCACTTCATGGCTTTAAAGTTGGAAgaccccggtgctttcacaatcccgtgcactattgggactgccgatttcgccaaagctttatgtgactTGGAGGCAACCATTAACTTGATTCCCTATTCTATGTTCAAAACGTTGGGGATAggacaaccaagacccacatccatgaggttacaaatggcggatcgaaCAATGAAAATtccattggggataattgatgatgtgttagttcgggtcgacaagttcatccttccagcagattttgtgatacttgacaGTGAGGTTGACTACGAAGTGCCACTCattttggggagacctttccttgctacagggaaggccttagttgatgtgAAAGCTggcgagctcaccttccgggtagGCGATGAATAA